One window from the genome of Streptomyces sp. NBC_00708 encodes:
- the opcA gene encoding glucose-6-phosphate dehydrogenase assembly protein OpcA, with translation MKIDLTETTSSKINQALVSARRAVGAPAIGMVLTLVIVTDEENAYDALKAASDSSREHPSRIIAVIKRLSRSPRTRRDARLDAEIRVGSDSGSGETVVLRLHGELANHAQSVVLPLLLPDAPVVVWWPQDSPADPARDALGALAQRRITDTYSAEHPLEELAMRAQTYRPGDTDLAWTRITPWRSMLAAALDQQPAEVVSATVEGESDNPSCELLAMWLADRLGVPVERTTSGGPGLTAVRMTTKNGDIVLDRADGSLATLCMVGQPDRAVALKRRETAELLAEELRRLDPDNIYESTVKFGVERLDQAESATPAKKAADPAPPAKKAAPAKKAAAK, from the coding sequence ATGAAGATCGATCTCACGGAAACCACGTCCAGCAAGATCAACCAGGCGCTCGTCTCGGCCCGGCGCGCCGTCGGCGCCCCGGCGATCGGGATGGTGCTCACCCTCGTCATCGTCACCGACGAGGAGAACGCCTACGACGCGCTGAAGGCGGCCAGCGACTCCTCGCGCGAGCACCCCTCGCGGATCATCGCGGTCATCAAGCGGCTCAGCCGTTCGCCGCGCACCCGCCGCGACGCGCGGCTCGACGCCGAGATCCGGGTCGGGTCCGACTCGGGCTCCGGCGAGACCGTGGTCCTGCGGCTCCACGGCGAGCTGGCCAACCACGCCCAGTCGGTCGTCCTGCCGCTGCTGCTGCCGGACGCTCCGGTGGTGGTGTGGTGGCCGCAGGACTCCCCGGCCGACCCGGCCAGGGACGCGCTCGGCGCGCTGGCCCAGCGCCGGATCACCGACACCTACTCGGCCGAGCACCCGCTCGAAGAGCTGGCGATGCGCGCCCAGACCTACCGGCCCGGTGACACGGACCTGGCGTGGACCCGCATCACGCCGTGGCGCTCGATGCTGGCGGCGGCGCTCGACCAGCAGCCGGCCGAGGTCGTCTCGGCCACGGTCGAGGGCGAGTCGGACAACCCGAGCTGCGAGCTGCTGGCCATGTGGCTCGCGGACCGCCTCGGCGTCCCGGTGGAGCGCACCACGTCCGGCGGTCCCGGCCTCACGGCCGTCCGGATGACCACCAAGAACGGCGACATCGTCCTGGACCGGGCCGACGGCTCGCTCGCCACGCTCTGCATGGTGGGCCAGCCGGACCGCGCGGTGGCGCTCAAGCGCCGCGAGACGGCGGAGCTGCTCGCGGAGGAGCTGCGCCGCCTCGACCCGGACAACATCTACGAGTCGACGGTGAAGTTCGGCGTGGAGCGCCTGGACCAGGCGGAGTCGGCTACCCCGGCCAAGAAGGCGGCGGACCCGGCGCCCCCCGCGAAGAAGGCCGCCCCGGCCAAGAAGGCGGCGGCGAAGTGA
- the zwf gene encoding glucose-6-phosphate dehydrogenase: MSGVPGANPLRDAQDRRLPRIAGPSGLVIFGVTGDLSRKKLMPAVYDLANRGLLPPGFSLIGFARRDWEDEDFAQVVHDAVKEHSRTPFREEVWQQLSQGMRFVQGNFDDDVAFETLRATIEELDKAQGTGGNFAFYLSVPPKFFPKVVQQLKKHGLADQKDGSWRRAVIEKPFGHDLKSAQELNQLVHDVFPPNEVFRIDHYLGKETVQNILALRFANTMWEPIWNRSYVDHVQITMAEDIGIGGRAGYYDGIGAARDVIQNHLLQLLALTAMEEPGSFHPKALVAEKLKVLTAVELPEDLGKHTVRGQYTHAWQGGEEAVGYLEEDGIDPKSKTDTFAAIKLTINNRRWAGVPFYLRTGKRLGRRVTEIAVVFKRAPYLPFESGATEELGGNALVIRVQPDEGVTVRFGSKVPGTSMEVRDVTMDFAYGESFTESSPEAYERLILDVLLGDANLFPRHQEVELSWNILDPIEEYWDKHGKPAQYPAGTWGPAEADEMLARDGRSWRRP; this comes from the coding sequence TTGTCTGGTGTTCCCGGAGCCAACCCGCTCCGTGACGCCCAGGACCGACGGCTCCCGCGCATCGCGGGGCCGTCGGGCCTGGTCATCTTTGGCGTCACGGGCGATTTGTCCCGTAAAAAGCTGATGCCCGCCGTCTACGACCTGGCCAACCGCGGCCTGCTGCCGCCGGGCTTCTCGCTCATCGGCTTCGCGCGCCGCGACTGGGAGGACGAGGACTTCGCCCAGGTCGTGCACGACGCCGTCAAGGAGCATTCCCGTACGCCCTTCCGCGAGGAGGTCTGGCAGCAGCTGAGCCAGGGCATGCGCTTCGTGCAGGGCAACTTCGACGACGACGTGGCCTTCGAGACGCTCAGGGCCACGATCGAGGAGCTGGACAAGGCACAGGGCACGGGCGGCAACTTCGCCTTCTACCTGTCCGTCCCGCCGAAGTTCTTCCCCAAGGTCGTCCAGCAGCTCAAGAAGCACGGGCTGGCCGACCAGAAGGACGGCAGCTGGCGCCGCGCCGTCATCGAGAAGCCGTTCGGCCACGACCTGAAGAGTGCGCAGGAGCTGAACCAGCTCGTGCACGACGTCTTCCCGCCGAACGAGGTCTTCCGGATCGACCACTACCTCGGCAAGGAGACGGTCCAGAACATCCTGGCGCTGCGCTTCGCCAACACGATGTGGGAACCGATCTGGAACCGCAGCTACGTCGACCACGTACAGATCACGATGGCCGAGGACATCGGCATCGGCGGCCGGGCCGGCTACTACGACGGCATCGGCGCCGCCCGTGACGTCATCCAGAACCACCTGCTCCAGCTGCTCGCGCTGACCGCCATGGAGGAGCCCGGCTCCTTCCACCCCAAGGCCCTGGTCGCCGAGAAGCTCAAGGTGCTCACGGCGGTGGAGCTGCCCGAGGACCTGGGCAAGCACACCGTGCGCGGCCAGTACACGCACGCCTGGCAGGGCGGCGAGGAGGCCGTCGGCTATCTGGAGGAGGACGGTATCGACCCCAAGTCGAAGACCGACACCTTCGCCGCGATCAAGCTGACGATCAACAACCGCCGCTGGGCGGGCGTCCCCTTCTACCTGCGCACCGGCAAGCGTCTCGGCCGCCGGGTCACGGAGATCGCGGTCGTCTTCAAGCGCGCCCCGTACCTGCCCTTCGAGTCCGGCGCGACGGAGGAGCTGGGCGGCAACGCCCTGGTCATCCGGGTGCAGCCGGACGAGGGCGTCACGGTGCGGTTCGGCTCCAAGGTGCCCGGCACCTCGATGGAGGTCCGGGACGTCACGATGGACTTCGCCTACGGCGAGTCCTTCACGGAGTCCAGCCCGGAGGCGTACGAGCGGCTCATCCTCGACGTCCTGCTCGGCGACGCCAACCTCTTCCCGCGCCACCAGGAGGTCGAGCTCTCCTGGAACATCCTCGACCCGATCGAGGAGTACTGGGACAAGCACGGCAAGCCCGCCCAGTACCCGGCCGGCACCTGGGGTCCGGCCGAGGCGGACGAGATGCTCGCACGCGACGGACGGAGCTGGCGCCGGCCATGA